From Spiroplasma monobiae MQ-1, a single genomic window includes:
- the dnaA gene encoding chromosomal replication initiator protein DnaA, whose protein sequence is MTNAALWKKIKEWLISSDLIEPNVYEEYVKNASIEDLSENQKAIVVSKEISKYYLENIKTELKEKISIILEKDTSLTFLSKDEFRKEKKISEIITKKKKKNNGKEFIFESFISGKSNSEAFNASKAVINSLGNKWNPLFIYGDSGLGKTHLLKAILNELENTNEDLNVKYFASNDFRKEILDSLLSSFKDIEQTKLEMNEIDVLLIDDIQFLANSGKTNEIFFNIFNSFIEEGKQIVITSDKFPELLNGFDKRLVSRFNQGLSVKIETPDLDTALKIIDYKTGGSNLNLTSDSKKYIASHFGSDVRKIEGIINKIEFKLIQEKDTIGEVIELDTVQKMLEDYSYAPGGEITVQKIKNVVALNYGVNVKSIDAKNKVANVVLARHVSMYLTNELMKKNYSEVGILFGGKDHTTVINACNKIKKALNEDKIFKTTMKKIKKEITS, encoded by the coding sequence ATGACTAACGCAGCTTTATGAAAAAAAATAAAAGAATGGCTTATATCTTCTGATTTAATCGAACCTAATGTATATGAGGAATATGTTAAGAATGCCTCAATTGAAGATCTTTCTGAAAACCAAAAGGCTATAGTAGTTAGCAAAGAAATCTCAAAATACTATTTAGAGAACATTAAAACTGAACTTAAAGAAAAGATCAGTATTATATTAGAAAAAGACACTTCACTTACATTCCTTTCTAAAGATGAATTTAGAAAGGAAAAGAAAATAAGTGAAATAATAACTAAGAAAAAGAAAAAAAATAATGGTAAAGAATTTATTTTTGAAAGTTTTATATCTGGTAAAAGTAACAGTGAAGCTTTTAATGCATCAAAAGCTGTAATTAACAGCTTAGGAAACAAATGAAATCCATTATTTATTTATGGAGATTCGGGTTTAGGTAAAACACATTTACTAAAAGCTATTTTAAATGAACTTGAAAACACAAATGAAGATTTAAATGTGAAATACTTTGCTTCAAATGACTTCAGAAAAGAAATATTAGATTCATTATTAAGTAGTTTTAAAGATATTGAACAAACTAAACTTGAAATGAATGAAATTGATGTTTTATTAATTGATGACATTCAGTTCTTAGCAAATAGTGGTAAGACTAATGAAATCTTCTTTAATATTTTTAACTCTTTTATAGAAGAAGGAAAACAAATAGTTATTACTTCTGATAAATTTCCTGAGTTGTTAAATGGTTTTGATAAAAGACTCGTATCAAGATTCAATCAGGGTTTAAGTGTTAAAATAGAAACTCCAGACTTGGATACAGCTCTAAAAATAATTGATTATAAAACTGGTGGATCTAACTTAAATTTAACTTCAGATTCTAAAAAATATATAGCATCTCACTTTGGATCAGATGTTAGAAAAATTGAAGGTATTATAAATAAAATTGAATTTAAATTAATTCAAGAAAAGGATACAATCGGAGAAGTTATTGAATTAGATACAGTTCAAAAAATGTTAGAGGATTATTCATATGCACCTGGTGGTGAAATAACCGTTCAAAAAATCAAAAATGTTGTAGCTTTGAATTACGGTGTTAATGTTAAATCAATAGACGCAAAGAATAAAGTTGCAAACGTTGTTCTTGCAAGACATGTATCTATGTATTTGACAAATGAATTAATGAAAAAGAACTACTCTGAGGTAGGTATTTTATTTGGTGGGAAAGACCACACAACCGTTATCAACGCATGTAATAAAATTAAGAAAGCTTTAAATGAAGATAAAATTTTCAAAACAACAATGAAAAAAATTAAAAAGGAAATAACTTCTTAA
- the dnaN gene encoding DNA polymerase III subunit beta, producing MFFSVNRLIFIEEINKCNRIIDPKTPTPSLAGILLEVEADKVSLISSNTSMSIKTTIDMGSNDLLIKQTGTILIRGKYFLEILRRMDDEIINISSVEDNLVMLSGEKSEFSLNILNYTDYPSLAFREKGDNVNVNNIELKKSLNQTIISVNEWNQKIVLAGLNFSLDNSMFYITGTDGFRVSRKRTQILGDVPEKFETNIPHKSILEIIKLLPEKGECKIVSVDSHVTFIINNTIFQTIILEGQFPNVNAVFPTDFNTTLYVENKKFFKLISRADIPSEDNASTVVNLILNDDSIFIKSNIHQIGSFEEVFKEFEIKGLDEQNICFNSKYLIDSLRTFETKNIEINLIDSKKPIVISSSEDVNLSQIILPMFSN from the coding sequence ATGTTCTTTAGTGTAAATAGATTAATTTTTATTGAAGAAATTAATAAATGTAATAGGATTATAGATCCTAAAACACCAACACCTAGTTTAGCTGGTATTCTTTTAGAGGTAGAAGCTGATAAGGTTTCTTTAATTTCTTCAAATACTTCAATGTCTATAAAAACTACTATAGATATGGGAAGTAACGATTTATTAATTAAACAAACTGGAACAATATTAATTAGAGGAAAATATTTTTTAGAAATTTTAAGAAGAATGGATGATGAAATTATTAATATTTCTAGTGTTGAAGATAATCTAGTTATGTTATCTGGTGAAAAATCTGAATTTTCATTAAATATATTAAATTATACAGATTACCCTTCTCTTGCTTTTAGAGAAAAAGGAGATAATGTTAATGTTAATAATATAGAACTTAAGAAAAGCTTAAATCAAACAATTATTTCAGTAAATGAGTGAAATCAAAAAATAGTTTTAGCTGGCTTAAATTTTTCATTAGATAATTCTATGTTTTATATAACTGGAACAGATGGTTTTAGAGTATCAAGAAAGAGAACTCAAATTTTAGGAGATGTTCCTGAAAAATTTGAAACCAATATTCCACATAAAAGTATTTTGGAGATTATTAAATTACTTCCTGAAAAAGGAGAATGTAAAATTGTTTCTGTTGATAGTCATGTAACTTTTATTATTAATAATACAATTTTTCAAACAATAATTTTAGAGGGACAATTCCCAAATGTTAATGCAGTATTCCCAACTGATTTTAATACAACATTATATGTTGAAAATAAAAAGTTCTTTAAATTAATTTCAAGAGCTGATATTCCAAGCGAGGATAATGCATCAACTGTTGTAAATTTAATTTTGAATGATGATAGTATTTTTATTAAATCAAATATTCATCAAATCGGAAGTTTTGAAGAAGTTTTTAAGGAATTTGAAATAAAAGGATTGGATGAACAAAATATTTGTTTTAATTCTAAATATTTAATCGATTCACTTAGAACATTTGAAACTAAAAATATTGAGATCAATTTAATTGATTCAAAAAAACCGATTGTAATTTCTTCTTCTGAAGATGTAAATTTAAGTCAAATAATACTACCGATGTTTTCAAATTAA
- the gyrB gene encoding DNA topoisomerase (ATP-hydrolyzing) subunit B, with amino-acid sequence MEDNKYGASQIQVLEGLEAVRKRPGMYIGNTNKTGLHHMIWEILDNSVDEALAGFCDEISIFITDENEIIIQDNGRGIPVDIHPKTGKTTLETIFNVLHAGGKFDESTYKVSGGLHGVGASVVNALSLYVEAMISRDGKIYHQKFSDGGTKSTEIKEIGVSDYNGSIIRFKPDPEIFKETTEFDFKVIQGKIRQLAFLNKKLKLNLYDQRNDKYLAYVFEDGIKDYIKEINSGKEKVHDEIFYISNNSNDIEVEVSIQYNETYDENVYSFCNNIFTSEGGSHEEGFKSSLLKSINSYTNDLKNFKGNKFTWDDLREGIVSVISIKHRDPLYEGQTKAKLSNNDAKEAVSEVLSEAFKEFLLKNPNDAKKIIEKILVSQKARKAAQRAREDTRRKSAIDNFSLPGKLADCESKNIDECELYLVEGDSAGGSAKTGRNRKTQAILSLRGKVLNVEKVKQSKVFDNNEIQSIIAAVGVGVKNDINLKKLRYGKIIIMTDADVDGAHIRVLLLTFFYRYMKDLILNGNIYIAQPPLYKIDAGKNNVDYAYNDLELEQLKEEKYKDLKYTIQRYKGLGEMDPIQLWETTMDPERRTMIQIKVEDAFLANEVFSSLMGENVDLRKQFITENAQFVENIDI; translated from the coding sequence ATGGAAGATAATAAGTATGGAGCTAGTCAGATTCAAGTTCTTGAAGGATTAGAAGCTGTTAGAAAAAGACCAGGTATGTATATTGGTAATACAAATAAAACTGGTCTTCATCATATGATTTGAGAAATTTTAGATAACTCTGTTGATGAAGCATTAGCAGGTTTTTGTGATGAAATATCTATTTTTATAACTGATGAAAATGAAATAATAATACAAGATAATGGAAGAGGTATTCCAGTTGATATTCACCCTAAAACAGGTAAAACAACTTTAGAAACAATTTTTAATGTTCTTCATGCTGGTGGTAAATTTGATGAATCAACTTATAAAGTTTCAGGAGGATTACATGGTGTAGGTGCTTCTGTAGTTAATGCTCTTTCCTTATATGTTGAAGCGATGATTTCAAGAGATGGAAAAATTTATCATCAAAAGTTTTCTGATGGTGGAACAAAATCTACAGAGATAAAAGAAATTGGTGTTTCAGATTATAACGGTTCTATTATAAGATTTAAACCAGACCCAGAAATTTTTAAAGAAACAACAGAATTTGATTTTAAAGTAATTCAAGGAAAAATTAGACAATTAGCATTCTTAAATAAAAAATTAAAATTAAATTTATATGATCAAAGAAATGATAAATATCTAGCTTATGTTTTTGAGGATGGAATAAAAGATTATATAAAAGAAATTAATAGTGGAAAAGAAAAAGTTCATGACGAAATTTTTTATATTTCAAATAATTCAAATGATATTGAAGTTGAAGTTTCAATTCAATATAACGAAACATATGATGAAAATGTTTATTCTTTCTGTAATAACATTTTTACTTCTGAAGGTGGTTCGCATGAAGAAGGATTTAAAAGCTCATTATTAAAATCTATTAATTCATATACAAATGATTTAAAAAATTTTAAAGGAAATAAATTTACTTGAGACGATTTAAGAGAAGGAATTGTTTCTGTTATATCAATTAAACATAGAGACCCTTTGTACGAAGGACAAACAAAAGCTAAACTTTCAAATAATGATGCAAAAGAAGCTGTATCAGAAGTTTTAAGTGAAGCTTTTAAAGAATTCCTACTTAAAAATCCAAATGATGCAAAAAAAATAATTGAAAAAATTTTAGTTTCTCAGAAGGCAAGAAAAGCTGCACAAAGAGCTAGAGAAGATACAAGAAGAAAGTCTGCGATTGATAATTTTTCACTTCCAGGAAAACTTGCTGATTGCGAATCTAAAAATATTGATGAATGTGAACTATATCTAGTCGAAGGTGATTCAGCTGGAGGTAGTGCTAAAACTGGAAGAAATAGAAAAACACAAGCTATACTTTCTTTGCGTGGAAAAGTTTTAAATGTTGAAAAAGTAAAGCAATCAAAAGTATTTGATAATAATGAAATTCAATCAATTATAGCAGCTGTTGGAGTTGGAGTTAAAAATGATATTAATCTTAAAAAATTAAGATATGGAAAAATAATAATAATGACTGATGCTGATGTTGATGGAGCTCATATTAGAGTCTTACTTTTAACATTCTTTTATAGGTATATGAAAGATTTAATTTTAAATGGAAACATTTATATTGCTCAACCACCTCTATATAAAATTGATGCTGGTAAAAATAATGTTGATTACGCATACAATGATTTAGAACTGGAACAATTAAAAGAAGAAAAATATAAGGATCTTAAATATACAATTCAAAGATATAAAGGTCTTGGTGAAATGGACCCAATTCAATTGTGAGAAACAACAATGGACCCAGAAAGAAGAACAATGATCCAAATTAAAGTGGAAGATGCATTCTTAGCTAATGAAGTTTTTTCAAGTTTAATGGGAGAAAATGTTGATTTAAGAAAACAATTCATAACTGAAAATGCTCAGTTTGTTGAAAATATAGATATTTAA
- the gyrA gene encoding DNA topoisomerase (ATP-hydrolyzing) subunit A: MSDIKHGRILEIDIKNEVEKDFLEYSMSVIVSRALPDLKDGLKPVHRRIIYAMNDLKITSDTPHKKSARIVGEVIGKYHPHGDSSVYEAMVRMSQDFSYRYPLVEGHGNFGSIDGDGAAAMRYTEARLAKITSVLLKDIDMDTVPFIDNYDASEREPKYLTGYFPNLLVNGATGIAVGMATNIPPHNLREVIQAIVAYIKDDQITIDDILKYIKGPDFPTGALMTNGKSMIDGYKTGKGNLIIRSKIDIEDTGKNQRIVISEIPYQTNKLKIVEKIAELYKNKLISGISDIRDESNYEGIRIVVELQKNSNPQLIIKKLYKYTNLQSSFAINMLSLNNGIPVVLNIRDIIKFYVKHQIEIIVKRSLFEKNKLNARLHILNAIRITLDHIDEIIKIIKESKTTEIANQKLFDTFQFDEKQSKAILDMRLQRLVGLEREKVELDIKNIEIRISELEEILSSKEKQDELLIKQLEEIAQKFGDDRRTKIIEEDETQIDEEELIQDSQMLITLSNEGYVRRLSNEEFKTQKRGGKGVIINNNADDNIVIAKVGKTKDDVLFFSDEGKVYRIKGYNITQFSRNARGVPVINFIGINSSEKVTSILSLKDKKNIYKYLLFVTQNGIVKKVEIEEFSRINNFGKIAINLDEDDKLVSVIPTVGSTEILIASQNGKIIKVNEDDFRPMSRSSRGVKGMGLDKNDVVVSSCSSYKNECVATVSEKGIVKKTLISEYNIFGRGAKGVVGMKLSDKTGKFKSVLPIRETDEILMISSKGKAIKIGAQDINLQSRNSTGVIGFNLEDDELITAATLEWNKGE, from the coding sequence ATGAGTGATATTAAACATGGTCGTATTTTAGAAATCGATATTAAAAATGAAGTAGAAAAAGATTTTCTTGAGTACTCAATGAGTGTTATTGTTAGTCGTGCCCTTCCGGATTTAAAAGATGGATTAAAACCAGTTCATAGAAGAATTATCTATGCAATGAATGATTTAAAGATAACTTCAGATACCCCACATAAAAAATCAGCTCGTATTGTTGGAGAAGTTATTGGTAAATATCACCCACATGGTGATTCATCTGTTTATGAAGCAATGGTAAGAATGTCGCAAGACTTTTCATATAGATATCCTTTAGTAGAGGGTCATGGTAATTTTGGTTCAATCGACGGTGATGGAGCTGCTGCCATGCGTTATACTGAGGCTAGACTTGCCAAAATAACTTCAGTCTTGTTAAAAGATATTGATATGGATACAGTCCCTTTCATTGACAATTATGATGCTTCTGAGAGAGAACCGAAATATTTAACTGGTTACTTCCCTAACCTTTTAGTTAACGGAGCTACAGGTATTGCAGTTGGTATGGCAACAAACATACCACCTCATAATTTAAGAGAAGTTATTCAAGCAATTGTTGCATATATAAAAGATGATCAAATAACTATTGATGATATTTTAAAATACATCAAAGGACCTGATTTCCCTACAGGAGCTTTAATGACAAATGGGAAAAGTATGATTGATGGTTATAAAACCGGTAAAGGTAATTTAATCATAAGATCAAAAATTGATATTGAAGATACTGGCAAAAATCAAAGAATTGTTATTAGTGAAATACCTTATCAAACTAATAAATTGAAAATCGTAGAAAAAATAGCTGAGTTATATAAAAATAAACTTATAAGTGGTATATCAGATATTAGAGATGAATCTAACTATGAAGGGATTAGAATTGTTGTTGAACTACAAAAAAATTCAAATCCTCAGTTAATAATTAAAAAACTATACAAGTATACAAATTTACAATCAAGTTTTGCAATAAACATGTTGTCTTTAAATAATGGAATACCTGTAGTTTTAAATATTAGAGATATTATTAAATTTTACGTAAAGCATCAAATTGAAATCATTGTTAAGAGAAGTCTTTTTGAAAAAAATAAATTGAACGCAAGATTACATATTTTAAATGCGATAAGAATAACTTTAGATCACATTGATGAAATTATAAAAATTATTAAAGAATCAAAAACAACCGAAATAGCAAATCAAAAATTGTTTGATACATTTCAATTTGATGAAAAACAATCTAAGGCAATTTTAGATATGAGGCTTCAAAGACTTGTTGGACTTGAAAGAGAAAAAGTTGAGCTAGATATTAAAAATATTGAAATAAGAATTTCTGAGTTAGAAGAAATTTTATCTTCAAAAGAAAAACAAGATGAACTTCTAATCAAACAACTTGAAGAGATAGCTCAGAAATTTGGAGACGACAGAAGAACAAAAATAATTGAAGAAGACGAAACACAAATTGATGAAGAAGAATTAATTCAAGATTCACAAATGTTAATTACTTTATCTAATGAAGGATATGTTAGAAGATTATCTAATGAAGAATTCAAAACACAAAAACGTGGAGGTAAGGGTGTTATCATTAACAACAATGCTGATGACAATATTGTTATAGCTAAAGTTGGAAAAACAAAAGATGATGTGTTGTTTTTCTCTGATGAAGGAAAAGTTTACAGAATCAAAGGTTACAACATTACTCAATTTTCAAGAAATGCAAGAGGAGTTCCTGTGATTAACTTTATTGGAATAAATTCTTCAGAGAAAGTAACTTCAATTTTATCTTTAAAGGATAAAAAAAATATTTATAAATATTTATTATTTGTGACTCAAAACGGAATTGTTAAAAAAGTTGAAATTGAAGAATTTAGTAGAATTAATAATTTTGGAAAAATTGCAATCAATTTGGATGAAGATGATAAATTAGTTTCTGTTATTCCGACTGTTGGATCAACTGAAATTTTAATAGCATCTCAAAATGGAAAAATTATTAAAGTAAATGAAGATGACTTTAGACCAATGTCAAGATCTTCTCGTGGAGTTAAAGGTATGGGTCTAGATAAAAATGATGTTGTTGTATCTTCATGTTCAAGTTATAAAAACGAATGCGTAGCAACTGTATCAGAAAAAGGAATTGTTAAAAAAACACTTATAAGTGAGTATAACATTTTTGGTAGAGGAGCTAAGGGTGTAGTTGGTATGAAACTAAGTGATAAAACA